The sequence below is a genomic window from Micromonospora aurantiaca ATCC 27029.
CCGCCGGTGACCGAGGCCGCCGCGGGTGGCGCGCCGGCCGGGCCCACCGAGACCGCATGGGCGGCCGCCGTCGCGGCGGTACGCGATCTCCCCGCCGACGCGCGGGTGCTGCTGATCTGCCACGTGAACCCGGACGGGGACGCGCTGGGCAGCATGCTCGGCTTCGGGCTGGGTCTGCGCCGGCTCGGCGTACGCGATCTACAGGCCACCTTCCCCGGCCCGCCGGAGGTGCCGGAGCCGTTCCGGTGGATGCCCGGCGTGGACCTGCTGGTGCCGCAGGACGACGCGTACCCGGCTCCGGACCTGGTGATCTGCTTCGACGCGGCGAGCGAGTCCCGGCTGGGCGACCTGGCCGACCGGCTGGACACGGCCGGCACGTCGCTCGTTCTCGACCACCACGCCTCGAACAGCGGGTTCGGCCGGATCAGCCTGGTCGACCCGCACGCCGCCGCCACCTCCGTGGTCGCGCTGGAGCTGCTGGACCGGCTCGGCGTGACGCTGGACGCGGATATCGCGACCGGGCTGTACGTCGCGCTGACCACCGACACCGGCTCGTTCCGCTTCGAGGCGACCACACCGGCCGTACACGAGACGGCCGCCCGCCTGATCGCCACGGGCATCAGGCCCGGTGACATCTCCCGGCGGATCTTCGACACCCGCCCGTTCGGCGCCGTCCGCCTCTTCGGCGAGGTGCTGGGCCGGGCCGCGCTGGAACCGGCGGCCGCCGCCGGGCACGGCCTCGTCTGGACGTACGCCACCCGCGACGACCTGGTCCGCCACGACCAGCCCGCCTACGTGCTGGAGGCGCTGATCGACTCGGTGCGCTGCACCGCCGAGGCGGACGTGAGCTGCGTGGTGAAGCAGTCGGGCGAGGCGGAGTGGGCGGTGTCGCTGCGCAGCAAGGGCGCGGTGGACGTGAGCCGGGTGGCGGTGGCGCTCGGCGGCGGCGGGCACCGGTTCGCCGCCGGTTTCACCGGCCGGGGAGCGCTCGACGAGGTGGTCGGACGGATCCGCGCCGAGTTGGCCACCGGCGCGGTGACCCCCGTGGCGTGAGGCGCCCGGCTGGAGCGATATGTCCTTCTGGTCCGGTCGATCCGGTGCGGCGGCGATCGGAACTGTGAGCCGATCGGCGCGTTTTCGGGGGATCACGACGCGTGCCGGGCTTTCCGCGGTGCGTCACGCTGGGGACAATCGGGTGATGGATCATCCCCGTGAGCTCACCGTCGAGGCGCCCCGGGCCTGGGACCGGCCGGTCGTCTCCGTGCCGGTGCTGATCTGCCTCTCTCTGGTCGGCGGCCAGATGCCGTCCTTCTCGACCGCGGCGAACCTCTACATCCTCACCACCGGCGGGGGGTTGATCTGGGTCGGCCTGAGCAACCGGGTGCCCCGGCGTCCGGCGCCGCGCCGGTTGCCGTCGGTCGCGCTCTGGTGGCTGGTCCCGGTGACCGTCTTCGGGGTCTTCGAGGGGGCGACGTTCGTGATGGCGGTGGGTGACGACTTCCCCACCTTCTCCCGGCTGGCCGATCCGCTGCTGGAGGACAACCTGGCCCGCTCGGCGGCCTGGTTCGCGTGGCTGTCCGCGTTCTGGGGACTGGTGCGCCGATGATGCGGGCACTGGCGATCGGCGGGTTTCTGGTCTCGATCGTGCTGTTCGCCGTGGTCGAGTGGGCCGCGCGCCGCGAGGGGTCGCGGATCCCGTCGCTGGCCGACGTCTGCGCGTTCGTGATGCGGTACGAGGTGGGCCCGGTGCCGGTCGGCCGGATCGGGCTGTTCGGCTTCTGGTGGTGGCTGGGCTGGCACTTCCTGGCCCGCTGACCGCCCTCGCCGGACCGGACGACGACGTTGATCTTTCCGCATTTCGGGAACAGCGGGCAGCATCTGGAAAGTGAACGTTAATTTGGGTGCGGGACCGGCGCTTCGCGGCGCTGGTCACGGGCGGTGGTGCCGCACCCGGCTTCGCCTCCCTCCAGGGTCAGACCGACCCGGGCTCCCGCTGCCAGGCGAGCCGCTCCGGTGATCCCGGACCGCTGCCGGGCGCTCAGCCGCCGACGACTTCCGGTCGCGGCGCGATTCGCTGTCGCGCCGATCCGGAGCGCCGGGCGCCCGTAGGACCGCCACGTCCCGGCGGTCCGCACCCTGGAAGGACCTTGAGATGCCGAGCAAGCGCAAGCCGCAGACCGAGACCACCACCGACGAGGCGCGCGAGCAGATGCGCCGCGCGCTGCAGACCTCGATGGACACCCGTCAGTGACATACGCCGTCCGGCGGTGACGCCGGCCGGGCCCGAGGACCACACCCCGGCCCGACGCCGACGTCACCGCCGCTCGGGAACCCGCCCGCTTCCCGGCCGCTGTGGGTAAGTAGTCGCCTGCCTTGCGTGCCTTACTGGGGGCGTGCCAGGATCGGCGGCGATGAGCACCACCGCCACCTCCGTCACCGCCTCGCCGCGGCGGATCGCCGCGCTCGCGCTGCCCGCCCTCGTGGTGCTGGCCGCCGAGCCGCTCTACGTCCTGGTCGACACCGCGGTGGTCGGTCACCTCGGCCGGGTGCCGCTGGCCGCGCTCGCCGTCGGCGGCACGGTCATGACGCTCACCGCCTGGGTCGGGACCGTCGTCGCGTACGGCACAACGGGCCGCTCGGCCCGCCGCTTCGGGGCGGGGGACCGGGCCGCCGCGGTGGCCGAGGGCGTCCAGGCGTCCTGGCTCGCGCTCGCCACCGGAGTGCTGGTGGCGGTCGCCATCGGCATCGGTGGGGGCGCGCTGGCGCGTACCCTCGTCGGCGGCCCCGGCGAGGTGGCCGACGCCGCCGCCGGGTGGCTGCGGATCGCGGCTCTCGGCGCGCCCGGCCTGCTGCTCGCCGCCGCCGGCAACGGCTGGCTGCGCGGCATCCAGGACACCCGCCGCCCGCTGCTGTTCGTGCTCGGCCCGAACCTGCTCTCCGCGGTGCTCTGCCCGCTGCTCGTCTACCCGGCCGGGCTCGGCCTGGTCGGCTCGGCGGTGGCGAACGCGATCGCGCAGACGCTGTCCGGGGTGCTGTTCGCGGCGGCGCTGGTGCGGGAGCGGGTCTCGCTGCGCCCCCGGCCGCGGGTGATCGGTCAGCAGCTCGTGCTCAGCCGGGACCTCCTCGTGCGGGGCGTCGCGTTCCAGGCCAGCTTCCTGTCCGCCACAGCCGTCGCGGCCCGCTTCGGGGCCGCCGCGGTCGGCGCGCACCAGATCGCCGTACAGCTGTGGTTCTTCACCGCGCTGGTGCTCGACGCGCTGGCCATCGCCGCGCAGTCGCTGGTCGGCGCCGCGCTCGGCGGCGGCGACGCGGCGGCCGCGCGGTTCCTGGCCCGCCGCATCGCGCTGCTCGGCGGGCTGTGCGGCGTGGCCTTCGCGGTGCTCATCGCCGCCGGCGCCGGCGTCGTGCCGTCGTGGTTCAGCTCCGATCCGCAGGTACGCGAGCAGGCCATGACGGCCTGGCCGTGGTTCGTGGCGCTCCAGCCGATCGGCGGCGTGGTGTTCGCGCTCGACGGGGTGCTGATCGGCGCGGGCGACGTGCGCTACCTGCGCAACCTCACCATCGTGTGTGCGTTCGGCGGGTTCCTGCCGGCGATCTGGCTGGCCTACGGGTTCGACCTCGGGCTGGGCGGGATCTGGGCCGGACTGACGCTGTTCGTGGTGCTGCGGCTGGCCGGCCTGCTGCTGCGGATGCGCTCGGGTGCGTGGGCGGTGGTCGGCGCGGTGCGCTGACGCCGGTCAGCAGGTGTCCGGCAGATCGACCGTCTTGTCCGGGTCGAAGACCGCGTCCGGGTCCGGGTCGGCCGGCCCGCCGAACGACTGCTTGCCGAGCGCGAGCAGCCCTTTGTCCAGCGCGGCGCAGTCGATGTTGGAGGCGTACGAGTCGGCCCGCTCGATCCACAGCCCGGCGGAGGCAGTGGTCACGTCGGCCGGGTGCGGGATGCTCCATTTCACCGTGTCGTGGACCACCACGACGCCGTCGCCCGGCGTGGGGCTGGTGGTGGGGAACGCGTACGCCCAGACGAAGTTCGTGGTCACCTCCAGGATGCGGATGCCGTCCCGGTCCTTCGTCGCCCGGTAGCTGATCCGGCCCTTGACCCGGGGCTGGTCGGCGGTGAGCCGGGCGCCGGGGGCGAGCCGGGTCGCGTAGGTGCTCGCCTCGCCGGTGGGGAAGTCGTCGCGCACGCCGGCCCGCGCGTCCGGGGCGAACTGGCGCACCAGCCGCTCCGGGTCCTTCGCGGTGAAGAAGGTGCGGTCCAGCCGGGCGGTGACCAGCGCCTTGCGTACCTTGGCCAGCGTGTCGGCCACCTGCTTCTCGGTGAACGGGCCGGTGCGCTTGGCGCGGGGCAGCGCGATTCCCGCCGCGCCCTCCGGGAAGGCCGCCGCCGGGGTGCCGTCGAACGGGCCGGCGGCCGGCGGGGTCGAGGCCGACGAGGACGCCTGCTCACCGACCGGCAGGCTCACCGTGGGGTGTTCGGCGGCCGGTTCCCGCCAGCGCTGGAAGCCCTGGTAGCCGAGGCCCCCGACGAGCCCGAAGAACGC
It includes:
- a CDS encoding DHH family phosphoesterase, which gives rise to MTEAAAGGAPAGPTETAWAAAVAAVRDLPADARVLLICHVNPDGDALGSMLGFGLGLRRLGVRDLQATFPGPPEVPEPFRWMPGVDLLVPQDDAYPAPDLVICFDAASESRLGDLADRLDTAGTSLVLDHHASNSGFGRISLVDPHAAATSVVALELLDRLGVTLDADIATGLYVALTTDTGSFRFEATTPAVHETAARLIATGIRPGDISRRIFDTRPFGAVRLFGEVLGRAALEPAAAAGHGLVWTYATRDDLVRHDQPAYVLEALIDSVRCTAEADVSCVVKQSGEAEWAVSLRSKGAVDVSRVAVALGGGGHRFAAGFTGRGALDEVVGRIRAELATGAVTPVA
- a CDS encoding DUF6186 family protein, with amino-acid sequence MRALAIGGFLVSIVLFAVVEWAARREGSRIPSLADVCAFVMRYEVGPVPVGRIGLFGFWWWLGWHFLAR
- a CDS encoding MATE family efflux transporter, producing the protein MSTTATSVTASPRRIAALALPALVVLAAEPLYVLVDTAVVGHLGRVPLAALAVGGTVMTLTAWVGTVVAYGTTGRSARRFGAGDRAAAVAEGVQASWLALATGVLVAVAIGIGGGALARTLVGGPGEVADAAAGWLRIAALGAPGLLLAAAGNGWLRGIQDTRRPLLFVLGPNLLSAVLCPLLVYPAGLGLVGSAVANAIAQTLSGVLFAAALVRERVSLRPRPRVIGQQLVLSRDLLVRGVAFQASFLSATAVAARFGAAAVGAHQIAVQLWFFTALVLDALAIAAQSLVGAALGGGDAAAARFLARRIALLGGLCGVAFAVLIAAGAGVVPSWFSSDPQVREQAMTAWPWFVALQPIGGVVFALDGVLIGAGDVRYLRNLTIVCAFGGFLPAIWLAYGFDLGLGGIWAGLTLFVVLRLAGLLLRMRSGAWAVVGAVR